A stretch of the Chlorobiota bacterium genome encodes the following:
- a CDS encoding DNA adenine methylase, which translates to MNSMVDLSGNTKIYTPKTEGIKYAGSKLKILPHIFNIISQIEVENVLDGFSGSTRVSQAFAKAGFNTTSSDISVWSETLAKAYLLNTKPPKDYESLIEHLNNLNGYEGWFSEHYGGSDKNLEKRPFQLKNTMKLDVIRDEIEKLNLNEIEKSIALTSLILALDSVDSTLGHYVAYLAEWSPRSYNDLKLQVPLLFPNSKINTVLKGDIFETIKGKTYDLAYFDPPYGSNNEQMPPSRVRYNSYYHIWTSVILNDKPQLFGKVNRREDSRDKVAASIFEEFRKDENGHFIAIQAIKKLINETNSKYILLSYSSGGRANKEELFDIINSSGNLLRVIEINYKKNVMGQMRWTNEWINSEGKYLEYLFLMEKY; encoded by the coding sequence ATGAATAGCATGGTTGACTTATCTGGAAATACAAAAATTTATACTCCAAAAACAGAGGGTATTAAGTATGCGGGGTCAAAGCTAAAGATACTTCCCCATATTTTTAATATAATTTCTCAAATAGAAGTTGAAAATGTACTTGACGGTTTCAGTGGTTCAACAAGAGTGTCGCAAGCCTTTGCAAAAGCAGGTTTTAATACAACATCAAGTGACATTTCTGTTTGGTCAGAAACTTTGGCAAAAGCATACTTACTTAATACAAAACCCCCCAAAGATTATGAATCATTGATTGAGCATCTTAACAATTTAAATGGTTACGAAGGATGGTTTTCAGAACATTATGGTGGTTCAGATAAAAATCTTGAAAAAAGGCCCTTCCAATTGAAAAACACAATGAAACTTGATGTTATAAGAGATGAAATTGAAAAACTTAATTTGAATGAAATCGAGAAATCAATTGCTCTTACAAGTCTTATTCTAGCTTTGGATTCGGTAGATAGCACTTTAGGTCATTACGTTGCATATCTTGCAGAATGGTCTCCAAGATCTTACAACGATTTAAAATTACAAGTACCATTATTGTTTCCAAACAGTAAAATAAATACAGTTTTAAAAGGTGATATTTTTGAAACAATAAAGGGTAAAACTTATGATTTAGCTTATTTTGATCCTCCTTATGGCTCTAACAATGAACAAATGCCACCAAGTAGAGTTCGTTATAACTCATATTACCATATATGGACATCTGTTATTTTAAATGATAAACCTCAGTTATTTGGAAAGGTAAACCGAAGGGAAGATTCGCGAGATAAGGTTGCAGCTTCAATTTTTGAAGAATTTAGAAAAGATGAAAACGGGCATTTTATTGCTATCCAAGCTATTAAAAAACTAATAAATGAAACTAATTCAAAATACATATTATTGTCTTATAGTTCAGGGGGAAGGGCAAATAAAGAAGAATTATTTGATATTATAAATTCGTCAGGTAATTTATTACGAGTTATTGAAATTAATTATAAGAAAAATGTAATGGGACAGATGCGTTGGACTAATGAATGGATAAATAGTGAAGGCAAGTATTTAGAGTATTTATTTTTAATGGAAAAGTATTGA
- a CDS encoding T9SS type A sorting domain-containing protein, whose translation MKPVLIILIAFSFIILSESYSQQQGVWEEITTPQDDNHWIGFITIIGDRLYVGSSGQIFYTDDYGKKWSEIPHPEGTNDIRNIQFIKGRLLINDDGYKNYISSDTGKSWVKFRSPSLPIYYENNLYDIYDYILRSSDFGKTWDTLSKFPLSIRSAEERIIDSKGVFIARDYNGNLVRSTDKGITWKIESKESYQFLTSLGDYVFGYNLRDYKLYRSGNSGVSWEVTSLEKISQLDLKTFNNKGGIIAANKYALKPKLPPIAISNDYGLTWSRIDKLPPIADSTFYAMEYDIDNKTLYLSNNRLFRLKADFKGVNETAVQLYDVSLFPNYISGNSLSRLNFKLDNVSNVRIELINCLGKEIELLKQGKLEPGDYTINIPVELLSGMYYVITEINGKRKTEKLIIER comes from the coding sequence ATGAAACCAGTTCTAATCATACTAATCGCTTTCTCGTTTATAATTTTAAGCGAATCATATTCCCAACAGCAAGGAGTTTGGGAGGAGATAACCACTCCACAAGATGATAACCATTGGATAGGTTTTATTACAATTATTGGCGATAGGCTGTATGTTGGTAGTAGTGGGCAGATATTTTATACAGATGACTATGGTAAAAAATGGAGTGAAATACCTCACCCCGAAGGGACAAATGATATACGTAATATTCAGTTTATAAAAGGTAGGTTGCTCATAAATGACGATGGCTATAAAAATTATATTTCATCTGATACAGGCAAAAGTTGGGTAAAGTTCAGGTCGCCCTCTTTACCAATTTATTATGAAAATAATTTGTATGATATATATGATTATATTTTACGTTCATCAGATTTTGGCAAAACATGGGATACATTATCTAAATTCCCTTTGAGTATTCGGAGTGCCGAAGAGAGGATAATAGATTCAAAGGGAGTTTTTATAGCAAGGGATTACAATGGAAACTTAGTTCGTTCCACTGATAAAGGTATTACTTGGAAAATTGAAAGTAAGGAATCTTATCAATTTTTGACATCTTTGGGCGACTACGTTTTTGGATATAATTTACGGGACTACAAGCTATATCGTTCGGGCAATTCAGGGGTAAGTTGGGAAGTTACAAGCCTTGAAAAAATATCACAGTTAGATTTGAAAACATTTAACAATAAAGGGGGAATTATTGCGGCAAATAAGTATGCACTGAAGCCAAAACTACCACCTATTGCAATTTCAAATGATTATGGGCTAACATGGAGCAGAATAGACAAATTACCACCAATCGCTGATTCAACTTTTTATGCAATGGAATATGATATTGATAACAAAACATTGTATTTGTCTAATAACCGTCTATTTAGGCTTAAAGCAGATTTTAAGGGTGTAAATGAAACAGCAGTCCAATTGTATGATGTGAGTTTGTTTCCGAATTACATAAGTGGTAATTCATTAAGCAGGTTGAATTTTAAATTAGATAATGTAAGTAATGTAAGAATAGAACTAATTAATTGTTTGGGTAAAGAGATAGAGTTATTGAAGCAAGGCAAATTAGAGCCGGGAGATTATACAATAAATATACCGGTTGAGCTTTTAAGTGGAATGTATTATGTGATAACCGAAATAAATGGGAAACGTAAAACTGAGAAACTAATTATTGAAAGATGA